From Bacillus clarus, one genomic window encodes:
- a CDS encoding ribbon-helix-helix domain-containing protein, with product MMENRGLKNRKPLSNAIETKLWYDLDNLAKDTRINKSKLLDEAVSDLLKKYENPTKK from the coding sequence ATGATGGAAAACAGAGGGCTTAAAAACCGTAAACCCCTTTCTAATGCGATTGAGACAAAGTTATGGTATGATCTAGATAATTTAGCTAAAGATACTCGAATTAATAAGTCAAAGTTATTAGATGAAGCTGTTAGTGATTTACTAAAGAAATATGAGAACCCTACAAAGAAATAA
- a CDS encoding VirD4-like conjugal transfer protein, CD1115 family — translation MARHFVVILLIGFLLLLVDSCLAVIFALVPTTIHDPQNWLTHLTELIQDPINLVQIAWKQMPFKAAQGFVLLLGIYIFFKARSEGDGEYKISKNKSYGSANWATTKQIFNVRYFSKKMKKNIFMNDLNRSFELKKQVDEHENLVQQGEVEPDMKIVKKIKEKALEFQETEKFLSKRIQEEALEVPEEERKDFVTRQFKNLPKRYLYYRKNGKTNRIPLRDIEEETLESYIPMSPEYVREYSNMIFEEFTDRMGNVIAHFEDSPVIQHRNSKLGNSNVFVIGGSGSYKTQSVVYTNVIHETQASMFVADVKGEVFENTSVIKEKQGYEVKVINFIDMFLSNCYNPLDYVRKETDATVVANKIVESRNTGEKKDIWYLSQVALLRSLILYVVNDLHPLKRNVEGIIEVLRKFDSKIAEGEDEAELDRLFLSLPYDHPARVSYEMGYKKSEDKVRSGIIITLLTTLADFTSEAVRRFTRRSDFFLGDLGRKKTILYLILDPLDSTWSGLINLFISQLHSELFRVGDENGSKLYIPFKEVLDEAANLGKLPNFVNYLSLCRGYGISAILIVQNLSQFEELYGKNGLYSILGVCSTKVILKAAEYETAEYISKTLGEATVENESRSTNTGNHGTTSSVSIQNVKRRLIDPNEIKGLEENQVLVSTDNTPPFKGTKAFQFEIYKDKEGEIIKGKRYFRKRELFPIKQDFESKATLEAKIREFEELQAKKEADLQHEDEQVLEENKQQEIETEEKVTKEQQQLAVVEKARALIPKMAKEVEKAEKKKVSDIGISEEKEMKQLPPEKKKQAEIKEIQASIGNKLDDILKKAAVGEAAATSNIEVVKKDSEAEEYDDEELEDITEFEEEMNALTFED, via the coding sequence ATGGCTAGACATTTTGTTGTAATCCTTTTAATTGGTTTTCTTTTATTGCTAGTGGATTCATGCTTGGCTGTAATATTTGCACTTGTTCCTACTACAATTCATGATCCGCAAAATTGGCTTACACATTTAACGGAATTGATACAAGACCCTATTAATTTAGTACAAATAGCATGGAAGCAGATGCCTTTTAAGGCGGCACAAGGATTTGTTCTTTTGTTAGGAATCTATATTTTCTTTAAAGCTAGAAGTGAAGGTGACGGTGAATATAAGATATCAAAAAATAAATCATATGGTTCCGCGAATTGGGCTACAACTAAACAGATATTTAATGTGAGATATTTTTCGAAGAAGATGAAAAAGAACATTTTTATGAATGATTTGAATCGTTCGTTTGAGTTAAAAAAACAGGTGGATGAGCATGAAAATCTGGTTCAACAGGGGGAGGTTGAACCAGATATGAAAATTGTTAAAAAGATAAAAGAAAAAGCTTTAGAATTTCAAGAAACTGAAAAGTTTTTATCTAAACGTATTCAAGAGGAAGCATTAGAAGTACCTGAAGAAGAAAGGAAAGATTTTGTAACCAGACAATTTAAGAATTTACCAAAACGTTATTTATATTATCGAAAAAATGGGAAAACAAACCGAATACCTTTACGTGATATAGAAGAAGAAACACTGGAATCTTATATTCCTATGTCTCCAGAATATGTTCGGGAATATTCTAATATGATCTTTGAGGAATTTACAGATAGGATGGGAAATGTTATTGCACATTTTGAAGATTCTCCTGTTATCCAACATCGAAATAGTAAACTGGGAAACTCAAATGTATTCGTTATAGGAGGTTCTGGTTCATATAAGACTCAAAGTGTAGTATACACAAATGTTATTCATGAAACACAAGCAAGTATGTTTGTAGCGGATGTAAAGGGCGAGGTCTTTGAAAATACATCTGTCATTAAAGAAAAGCAAGGGTATGAAGTGAAAGTTATTAACTTTATAGATATGTTTCTTTCAAATTGTTATAACCCATTGGATTATGTACGAAAAGAAACAGATGCAACTGTAGTTGCAAATAAAATAGTCGAAAGTAGAAATACCGGAGAGAAGAAAGATATTTGGTACCTTTCACAAGTGGCTTTGCTACGATCTTTAATTTTATATGTTGTAAATGATTTGCACCCATTGAAAAGAAATGTGGAAGGAATTATAGAGGTTTTGAGAAAGTTTGATTCTAAGATAGCGGAAGGAGAAGATGAAGCGGAGTTAGATCGTTTGTTTTTATCTCTTCCTTATGACCATCCGGCTAGAGTTTCTTATGAAATGGGGTATAAAAAATCAGAAGATAAGGTTCGTTCAGGTATTATTATTACACTCTTAACAACTCTTGCAGACTTTACGAGTGAAGCAGTTCGAAGATTTACAAGGAGAAGTGATTTCTTTTTAGGTGATTTAGGAAGAAAGAAAACAATTCTATATTTAATCCTTGATCCATTAGATAGTACTTGGAGTGGGCTAATAAACTTGTTTATCTCACAATTACATTCAGAATTGTTTCGTGTAGGAGATGAAAATGGTTCAAAATTATATATCCCTTTTAAAGAGGTACTTGATGAAGCGGCCAACTTAGGGAAATTACCTAACTTTGTGAATTATTTAAGCCTATGTCGTGGATATGGAATTTCAGCAATATTAATTGTTCAAAATTTATCTCAATTCGAAGAGTTATATGGGAAAAATGGATTGTATTCAATTCTAGGGGTATGTTCCACAAAAGTAATATTGAAAGCAGCAGAATATGAAACGGCTGAATATATTTCGAAAACATTAGGAGAAGCAACTGTTGAAAATGAATCTAGGTCAACAAATACAGGTAATCATGGTACAACGAGCAGTGTATCTATTCAAAATGTAAAACGAAGATTAATTGATCCGAATGAAATTAAAGGATTAGAAGAAAATCAAGTCTTGGTAAGTACTGATAATACACCGCCCTTTAAGGGAACAAAAGCATTTCAATTTGAGATTTATAAAGATAAAGAGGGAGAAATTATTAAGGGTAAACGGTACTTTAGAAAACGTGAGTTGTTCCCGATTAAACAAGATTTTGAATCAAAGGCAACCTTAGAAGCTAAAATACGTGAATTTGAAGAATTGCAAGCTAAAAAAGAAGCAGACTTACAGCATGAAGATGAGCAAGTACTAGAAGAAAACAAGCAACAAGAAATCGAAACAGAAGAGAAAGTGACAAAAGAGCAACAACAATTAGCGGTTGTTGAAAAGGCCCGTGCATTAATTCCTAAAATGGCAAAAGAAGTTGAAAAAGCTGAAAAGAAAAAAGTAAGTGATATAGGGATTTCTGAAGAAAAAGAAATGAAGCAACTTCCTCCAGAAAAGAAAAAACAAGCTGAAATAAAAGAAATCCAAGCATCGATTGGTAACAAACTAGATGATATTTTGAAAAAGGCAGCCGTTGGTGAAGCGGCAGCAACATCTAATATAGAAGTAGTCAAAAAAGATTCTGAAGCTGAAGAGTATGATGATGAAGAGCTTGAAGATATTACAGAATTTGAAGAAGAAATGAATGCTTTGACTTTCGAAGATTAG
- a CDS encoding type VII secretion protein EssB/YukC — protein sequence MAKSQMFLEGTIEFEGRDATYRIPSLMTKVEQVAELAHIKTEKPLFFHCKEIEMDNQYITFKYHVDEGFVPFVRTKKLGALPKLALVEQLLEIQGLENSEFITFVTPENLYVSSSQEIKFLYQGISGLMNPMHEQHLYLYHTKCLIAYLYTKYSFQQIKQQGFGKALEEASDFLRSVLEAKSYNDIQIAVTRERERLQESYVEKIEKKGSENSLQKKWMTIGATSLCAVGIFFGSFQLGSMLQKPHVAKAEQQLDQTEHLLTMYRYQYKQDYKKVIQTASKIKDMSKEEKELLYQAYMGTKDYKKAIELTSVSRVLEALIKNKDTEAIAQLDSKDVTVQFEQANLKKDMNRVLELEKDVKMDNRRLGIVAYAHFVKGDFGKAFEFGKQAKNKDVMIAVKNKDIEKINNDPGKSPEQKGAEVAPIQADIEKIKKGEI from the coding sequence ATGGCTAAATCACAAATGTTTTTAGAGGGAACGATTGAATTTGAGGGAAGAGATGCGACGTACCGCATCCCTTCTCTAATGACAAAAGTTGAACAAGTAGCTGAACTCGCTCATATAAAGACAGAAAAGCCCTTATTTTTTCATTGTAAAGAAATCGAAATGGATAATCAATACATTACATTCAAATATCATGTTGATGAAGGATTCGTACCATTTGTACGTACAAAGAAACTAGGCGCGTTACCAAAACTTGCTTTAGTAGAGCAATTGTTAGAGATTCAGGGTTTAGAAAATAGTGAGTTTATTACTTTCGTAACACCAGAAAATTTATATGTTTCATCATCACAAGAAATTAAATTTCTATATCAAGGGATTTCTGGTTTGATGAATCCAATGCATGAACAACATTTGTATCTATATCATACGAAGTGTTTGATTGCATACTTGTACACAAAATATTCTTTCCAACAAATTAAGCAACAAGGATTTGGTAAAGCGCTTGAAGAAGCTTCAGATTTCCTTAGGAGCGTATTAGAAGCTAAATCATACAATGACATTCAAATTGCTGTTACACGAGAACGTGAAAGGTTACAAGAGTCTTATGTAGAGAAAATTGAAAAGAAGGGTTCGGAAAACTCATTACAAAAGAAATGGATGACAATCGGGGCGACATCCTTATGTGCAGTAGGAATCTTTTTTGGAAGTTTTCAATTAGGGTCAATGCTTCAAAAACCACATGTTGCTAAGGCAGAGCAGCAGCTAGATCAGACAGAGCACTTGTTGACAATGTATAGATATCAATACAAGCAAGATTATAAAAAGGTGATTCAAACGGCTTCAAAAATTAAAGATATGAGTAAAGAAGAAAAAGAATTGTTATATCAGGCGTATATGGGAACAAAAGATTATAAAAAAGCAATTGAACTAACTTCAGTTTCAAGAGTGCTTGAAGCACTCATTAAAAATAAAGATACTGAAGCAATTGCCCAACTGGATTCGAAGGATGTAACAGTACAGTTCGAACAAGCAAATTTGAAAAAAGATATGAATCGTGTTTTGGAATTAGAAAAAGATGTGAAGATGGATAACCGCAGATTAGGAATTGTTGCATATGCCCATTTTGTAAAAGGTGATTTCGGGAAAGCATTTGAGTTTGGAAAACAAGCGAAGAATAAAGATGTAATGATTGCTGTGAAAAATAAAGATATTGAAAAAATTAATAATGATCCTGGGAAGTCACCAGAACAGAAAGGGGCAGAAGTTGCACCGATTCAAGCTGATATTGAAAAGATTAAGAAAGGAGAAATCTAA
- a CDS encoding conjugal transfer protein TrbL family protein, which yields MPNPKDIFDKVTDATTGIVDKAKEVGGAVVDTAGNVANAVLHPVDTATNAVVGAATKSFTELLTDITKGAGESVLKWINWFLLDPQTYQNPTVDTVVGFFKWLAVFLAIAFMIFHILQGMILVNVTGDRTYVKEKMASLIQAMVLIAVLPWVIEKLLQLCEGICKYFTNKGIDFENSAIGKWLTTGSPDSELAKIMGLNPSSAVAFIAIFSLAFVILFLVIAFQALKRMGEFTFLVATSPIAAISLVNNEMNAFPVWWREMLAVVFTQVIQVVLLYLIVNCFATLKLQFIALGMGLCLVLISGPTYLRQFLYSTGSGKAMIGAAGSMGKVAMAKFILKGGR from the coding sequence ATGCCGAATCCAAAGGATATCTTTGACAAGGTAACTGACGCGACAACAGGTATAGTAGACAAAGCAAAAGAGGTAGGCGGTGCAGTAGTTGATACAGCGGGTAATGTAGCTAATGCAGTTTTACATCCTGTCGATACAGCCACAAATGCAGTAGTAGGGGCAGCAACTAAAAGCTTTACTGAACTGTTGACAGATATTACAAAAGGCGCCGGGGAATCAGTTTTAAAGTGGATTAATTGGTTTTTACTAGATCCACAGACTTATCAAAATCCCACTGTAGATACTGTGGTAGGCTTCTTTAAATGGCTGGCAGTATTTTTAGCAATAGCGTTTATGATATTTCATATCCTTCAAGGGATGATTCTGGTAAATGTAACAGGTGATCGAACATATGTGAAAGAAAAGATGGCATCACTTATTCAAGCGATGGTATTAATAGCAGTTCTTCCATGGGTTATTGAAAAGTTATTACAGCTGTGTGAAGGGATTTGTAAATACTTCACAAATAAAGGTATCGATTTTGAGAATAGCGCAATAGGGAAGTGGTTAACAACAGGTTCACCAGATTCAGAGTTAGCTAAAATAATGGGATTGAATCCAAGTAGTGCAGTCGCTTTTATCGCAATATTCTCACTAGCATTTGTAATTTTATTCCTTGTAATAGCATTTCAAGCTTTAAAACGTATGGGAGAGTTCACATTCTTAGTAGCAACTTCTCCGATTGCAGCAATTAGTTTAGTAAACAATGAAATGAATGCATTTCCGGTATGGTGGCGCGAAATGCTTGCAGTGGTATTTACACAAGTAATACAGGTCGTACTTCTTTATTTGATTGTAAATTGTTTTGCCACATTAAAACTTCAGTTTATAGCACTTGGAATGGGATTATGTTTAGTACTGATTTCAGGGCCAACATATTTGAGACAATTTTTATATAGCACAGGTTCAGGGAAAGCGATGATTGGTGCAGCCGGATCGATGGGGAAAGTTGCAATGGCGAAATTTATTTTAAAAGGGGGACGTTAA
- a CDS encoding bifunctional lytic transglycosylase/C40 family peptidase, producing the protein MGAVTVIRVGGFLARNWKKLVAVILGFFGIIFFVIAGIGGQQSPSIPFSGDGKGGKANVSPEVRKWEPVVRQYAQEFGVADYVELMLAQMDAESGGRGLDPMQSSEGPFNTKYCKDMNCITDPIYSIWAGVQEFRAALIKAKGDAKLALQGYNFGSDFIDYIFGKGGVYSQDLAIEYSRSKSSGIYSCQGRDPGNYRTKVGACYGDFRYVEKILSKMTPDPASQGNVVLGGAGGQIFDANQVYGSMAQFLGQAYVWGGATPPGFDCSGLMQWNFRQVGIKLPRTAEEQYYATARVSPEQLLPGDLVFFSGTYVGKTVTHVGMYIGNGKMINSNDSGVKIDDVFSAYWAKHYYGGGRITQ; encoded by the coding sequence ATGGGTGCAGTCACAGTTATTCGCGTAGGTGGATTCCTTGCACGTAATTGGAAAAAACTCGTAGCTGTTATTCTAGGGTTCTTTGGGATTATATTCTTTGTCATTGCTGGTATTGGTGGACAGCAAAGCCCTTCCATCCCCTTTAGTGGGGATGGAAAAGGTGGTAAAGCAAATGTGTCACCTGAAGTTAGAAAATGGGAACCAGTAGTTCGACAATATGCACAAGAGTTTGGTGTGGCTGATTATGTTGAATTAATGCTCGCTCAAATGGATGCGGAATCAGGAGGACGAGGACTAGACCCAATGCAATCATCTGAGGGGCCATTTAACACAAAATATTGTAAAGACATGAATTGTATTACTGATCCTATATACAGTATTTGGGCAGGTGTTCAAGAATTTAGAGCAGCCTTAATTAAGGCTAAAGGTGATGCTAAATTAGCCCTTCAGGGCTATAATTTCGGGTCGGATTTTATAGATTATATTTTTGGAAAAGGCGGTGTATATAGCCAAGATTTAGCCATTGAGTACTCCAGAAGTAAAAGTTCAGGGATATATAGTTGTCAAGGAAGAGATCCCGGTAATTACCGCACTAAGGTTGGAGCTTGTTATGGCGATTTTCGCTATGTTGAAAAAATTCTATCCAAAATGACACCTGATCCCGCGAGTCAGGGGAATGTTGTTCTTGGAGGGGCAGGTGGCCAAATATTTGATGCAAACCAAGTGTATGGTAGCATGGCACAGTTCTTAGGTCAGGCGTACGTTTGGGGTGGGGCAACTCCACCAGGTTTTGATTGTAGCGGATTAATGCAGTGGAACTTTAGGCAAGTTGGAATTAAGCTTCCAAGGACGGCTGAAGAGCAATATTATGCTACAGCTCGTGTAAGTCCAGAACAACTGTTACCGGGGGATTTAGTCTTCTTTTCCGGAACTTATGTTGGAAAGACCGTAACACACGTTGGTATGTATATAGGTAATGGGAAGATGATTAATTCAAATGATTCAGGCGTGAAAATTGATGATGTATTTTCAGCATATTGGGCAAAACATTATTACGGTGGAGGACGGATTACACAATAG
- a CDS encoding VirB4 family type IV secretion system protein codes for MAILSLLDKKKQNKQTKPQEVFQEKELVTFKDLLAPDVIDEKEEYMQLGGNYSLTIGIKDYPKHVFGNWMSQLRRFKGNLSISLHVERKSSEDMVKHLNIAIPELGSRAVNADEVKKRESQAEKKNAERLLDKLIDSDRDEVFAVYLYLHIQAQSLKQLEKLKSQVMRVVRRAKLKGTEMRHRSHEAFRSTLPIKQNEVPEVTRRDMDAEALSSFFPFDDSEIFMQSDTAIIKGINITTGSLVLVDHFKLLNHNEFIAGFSGTGKTTALTSDILRHWSLGIINYIIDPEGEFTPIVKGLGGTVIKLSNMSKTVINPLEILNAEITDSEGFEDESEVETFMASLLAQKIQRLKLLFRTIKKGLSQVEEALLEKLLLKTYENCPAHITHTTDLRNLKSTDFPTFTDMFKEIENLSEEEAHILRDFKLIFETYVTGSNSNLFNGHTNVDLTNDLISFDLKHLEDGSDLKKTAMYNVITFLWDEITRDKKRLKRLTIDECHVVADPDEPLLMKFVYQIYKRIRKYKGGATVATQQIEDYLSANDGKRNYGAAIIENSYTKFILGLEERGLQDLVTKGGIQLSSKELDILRRKTRAKGIYCIGTKRVHMEVVQTQEEMRLFDEARYEKVYGKNAKVIPNYDIQELKRGVG; via the coding sequence ATGGCTATATTGAGTCTATTGGATAAGAAAAAGCAGAATAAGCAGACAAAGCCCCAAGAAGTTTTTCAGGAAAAAGAATTAGTGACATTTAAAGATTTACTTGCACCGGATGTTATCGATGAAAAAGAAGAATATATGCAGCTTGGGGGGAACTATTCATTAACAATCGGTATTAAAGATTATCCTAAACATGTTTTTGGAAATTGGATGTCCCAATTAAGAAGATTTAAGGGGAACCTTTCTATCTCGCTTCATGTAGAAAGAAAATCTAGTGAAGATATGGTTAAGCACTTAAACATAGCAATTCCTGAACTGGGTTCTCGTGCAGTAAATGCAGATGAAGTGAAAAAACGTGAATCACAGGCAGAAAAAAAGAATGCTGAACGCCTTTTAGATAAATTAATTGATAGTGATCGAGATGAAGTATTTGCAGTTTATTTGTATCTCCATATACAAGCACAAAGTTTGAAACAGCTTGAAAAACTAAAATCACAAGTCATGAGAGTTGTAAGGAGAGCAAAATTAAAAGGAACTGAAATGCGTCATCGTTCTCATGAAGCATTTCGTTCCACTTTACCTATTAAACAAAATGAAGTACCTGAAGTTACAAGAAGAGATATGGACGCTGAAGCTTTATCTAGTTTTTTCCCATTCGATGACTCTGAAATCTTTATGCAATCTGATACAGCCATTATTAAAGGAATTAATATAACAACAGGTAGTTTGGTTTTAGTGGATCACTTCAAGCTACTTAATCATAATGAATTTATCGCAGGGTTTAGTGGAACAGGAAAAACAACAGCCTTAACATCTGATATACTTCGTCATTGGAGTTTGGGAATTATTAACTACATTATTGACCCAGAGGGTGAATTCACTCCAATTGTAAAGGGTTTAGGTGGTACAGTTATCAAGCTTTCTAATATGTCTAAAACAGTCATTAACCCTTTAGAAATATTAAATGCAGAGATTACAGACAGTGAAGGGTTTGAAGATGAGAGTGAAGTTGAAACATTTATGGCTTCATTGTTGGCCCAGAAGATACAAAGATTGAAATTACTCTTCCGTACAATAAAGAAAGGATTATCCCAAGTAGAAGAAGCGTTATTAGAAAAACTATTGTTAAAAACATACGAGAATTGTCCGGCACATATTACGCATACAACAGACCTTAGAAATCTGAAATCAACAGATTTCCCTACTTTCACAGATATGTTTAAGGAAATAGAAAATCTTTCAGAAGAAGAAGCTCATATACTACGAGATTTCAAATTGATTTTTGAAACATACGTAACTGGTTCAAACTCTAATTTGTTTAATGGACACACAAATGTGGATTTAACAAATGACTTAATTTCATTCGATTTAAAGCATTTAGAAGATGGATCAGATTTAAAGAAAACAGCGATGTATAACGTAATTACATTCCTTTGGGATGAAATTACAAGAGATAAGAAGCGATTAAAACGATTAACAATTGATGAATGTCACGTGGTAGCAGATCCAGACGAACCGCTTTTGATGAAGTTCGTTTATCAAATCTATAAACGGATACGGAAATATAAAGGTGGTGCAACCGTAGCAACACAACAAATTGAAGATTATTTAAGTGCTAACGATGGAAAACGTAACTACGGTGCAGCCATTATTGAAAACTCATATACTAAGTTCATTTTAGGCTTGGAAGAACGTGGATTGCAAGATTTAGTTACAAAAGGTGGTATTCAATTATCATCAAAAGAGTTAGATATTTTGAGAAGAAAAACTCGTGCTAAAGGAATTTACTGTATTGGAACCAAGCGTGTGCATATGGAAGTCGTACAAACGCAAGAAGAAATGAGATTGTTTGATGAAGCGCGATATGAAAAGGTATACGGAAAGAATGCAAAAGTGATTCCGAATTACGATATTCAAGAATTGAAGCGTGGTGTTGGTTAA
- a CDS encoding TrbC/VirB2 family protein, producing the protein MKLFKRFKHSKKQVAFWVAMFALLVPSAASAEGAIDPQAVISKVLTAIIGVGVGIATAYCIANALFLIISYMSKKESHDRAELKGKLQYLVILEGLALTIGGIIYWIKGLLGY; encoded by the coding sequence ATGAAATTATTTAAGCGTTTTAAACATTCCAAAAAGCAAGTTGCGTTCTGGGTGGCAATGTTTGCGTTATTAGTTCCGAGTGCAGCATCAGCAGAAGGAGCAATTGATCCACAAGCTGTTATTTCTAAGGTACTGACAGCGATTATTGGGGTCGGGGTCGGGATTGCTACAGCTTATTGTATAGCAAATGCTTTGTTCCTAATTATTAGCTATATGTCCAAAAAAGAATCACATGATCGCGCTGAATTAAAAGGGAAATTACAATATCTAGTTATCCTAGAAGGATTAGCTTTAACGATTGGCGGTATTATTTACTGGATTAAAGGCTTACTTGGATACTAA